The Candoia aspera isolate rCanAsp1 chromosome 6, rCanAsp1.hap2, whole genome shotgun sequence genome has a segment encoding these proteins:
- the MSL2 gene encoding E3 ubiquitin-protein ligase MSL2 codes for MNPVNATALYISASRLVLSYGPGEDPQCLAEIGKLLPYFRQSLSCCVCGNLLQDPIAPTNSTCQHYVCKTCKGKKMMMKPSCSWCKDYEQFEENKQLSILVNCYKKLCEYITQTPLGRDIKQAVDSSPDLLTLLKDGTPLNVDTEKTSDEALALCLIHSPSPSTSEYANEPPTSCSIPESTYDCDVKGSNVNGLPSCNGLSVDKLGVNIPSPEHANTVNVCNPGQYIKTEDISSGLQPMCDIVSPGDLCATGIDIHSFSEDIKPGDPLLLSVEEVLRSLDSNAGVCSPNLQHSLETNLTNGPFLQLSPPPTSHSVYISVDASPHGISCTAATPKVAKLNRKRSRSESDSEKLQHIPISSILCGPTLGASAPVMMKQESKMSLQSIATVPNGGTAPKISKTVLLSNKSMKKNLDHTTKKAHPKSKSGMLKKSKEKNPSSHVMPGSPTKTVYKKAQEKKGCKCGRATQNPSVLTCRGQRCPCYSNRKACLDCICRGCQNSYMANGEKKLEAFAVPEKALEQTRLTLGINVTSIAVRNASTSTSVINMTGSPVTTFLAASTNDDKNLDEAMDMRYDC; via the coding sequence gAAATCTGCTACAAGATCCAATTGCACCCACCAACTCTACATGTCAGCATTATGTCTGCAAAACCTGTAAAGgcaagaagatgatgatgaaacCATCATGTAGTTGGTGCAAAGACTATGAgcaatttgaagaaaataaacagTTAAGCATTCTGGTGAACTGTTATAAAAAACTATGTGAGTACATAACACAAACACCACTAGGACGAGATATTAAGCAAGCTGTTGACAGTTCCCCAGATCTTTTGACTTTGCTTAAAGATGGCACCCCACTCAATGTTGACACAGAAAAAACATCTGATGAAGCCTTGGCATTGTGTTTGATCCATTCCCCATCACCTTCAACTTCAGAGTATGCTAATGAGCCTCCAACAAGTTGTTCCATACCTGAAAGCACATATGATTGTGATGTAAAAGGCTCCAATGTTAATGGTCTGCCCAGTTGTAATGGGCTCTCAGTAGATAAACTTGGAGTAAATATTCCATCCCCTGAACATGCAAATACAGTCAACGTATGTAATCCTGGACAGTACATAAAAACTGAAGATATTTCTAGCGGTCTTCAGCCTATGTGTGACATAGTTTCCCCTGGTGACTTGTGTGCAACCGGCATTGATATTCACAGTTTCAGTGAAGATATCAAACCTGGTGATCCTCTTTTACTTAGCGTTGAGGAAGTGCTACGGAGTTTGGACTCTAATGCAGGAGTATGTAGCCCTAATCTGCAGCACAGCCTGGAAACCAATTTAACAAATGGCCCATTTTTGCAGCTTTCTCCCCCACCGACTAGTCACAGTGTGTATATATCAGTGGATGCTTCACCTCATGGGATTTCTTGTACAGCTGCAACACCTAAGGTAGCAAAATTAAACAGAAAGCGATCACGATCAGAAAGTGACAGTGAAAAGCTTCAGCATATTCCAATTTCTAGCATTCTTTGTGGCCCAACATTGGGAGCCTCAGCTCCAGTAATGATGAAACAGGAATCAAAGATGTCTTTGCAGTCAATAGCAACTGTACCTAATGGAGGTACTGCTCCTAAAATAAGTAAAACTGTACTATTATCaaataaaagcatgaaaaaaaatctagacCATACCACCAAGAAAGCTCACCCAAAATCTAAATCAGGAATGCTAAagaagtcaaaagaaaaaaatcctagcaGTCATGTTATGCCAGGAAGTCCAACAAAAACTGTGTACAAAAAGGCACAAGAGAAGAAGGGGTGCAAATGTGGCCGAGCTACACAAAATCCAAGTGTTCTTACATGTCGTGGCCAGCGCTGCCCTTGCTACTCGAATCGCAAAGCCTGTTTAGACTGTATATGCCGTGGCTGCCAAAATTCATATATGGCTAATGGGGAAAAGAAACTGGAGGCATTTGCAGTGCCGGAAAAGGCCTTGGAGCAGACTAGGCTTACTTTGGGCATTAATGTGACCAGCATTGCTGTGCGCAATGCCAGCACAAGTACCAGTGTAATTAATATGACAGGGTCACCAGTGACAACATTTTTAGCTGCCAGTACAAATGATGATAAGAACTTGGATGAAGCTATGGACATGAGATATGACTGCTGa